A window of Thiocapsa bogorovii genomic DNA:
TTCACCCGCCCGATCGGGGATACAGGTCGCTCGCGCGTTGATATACTCCACCCAGTCCTGAACGTCAGACCGACACGAACGCTTGAATGGACGCCAATACCATCCGTCTCATACTGATTGCCGTGGGTGCCTTGCTCATCCTCGCCCTCTTCCTGTGGGAGCGCAGCCGCCGGGCCGACGACGACACGGACGAGGACGACGACTACGAGGAGGCCGATGCGCCTTACGGTCTGTCGTCCGGCAAGCGCGAGCCTGATCTCGGCCTCGGTCGCGCGTCCTCGCCCGTGCGCAGAGACGACTCCGCCGTGGCGGAATCGCCTCGTGCCGCGCGGGAGTCCGGGAGCTCGTCGGCGTGGGCGTCGGAGTCCGACTCTGAGGACGATCTCGAGTCCGAGGTTGCCGGCGAGATCGAGCCCCTATTGATCCAGCTCAGTGTCGGCGCGCGCCGCGAGCCCTTCTTCGGACCTGAATTGATGGACGCCGCGGAGGCTTGCGGTCTTCGTCCCGGCCGGATGGATATCTTTCACTGTCTCGACGAGTTCGACGACGATACCCGCATCTATTTCAGCATGGCCAACATGGTGAAGCCGGGGATCTTTCCGTTCGACGCTATGGACGAGTTCTCGACGCCCGGTTTGATGCTGTTCGCCCAGCTCGACGGGCGTCCGGAGGACATCACGGTCCTCGAAGAGATGATCGCCACGGCGCGAAAGCTCGCCAGCGAGCTCGATGGCGACGTCCTCGACGAGACGCGTCGCCCGCTGACGGTCGCTAAGGAAGAAGATCTGCGCCGGGCCGTGCTCGAGAACGAGCGCCGATGGTCGAGAACGTCGGAGCGTTGACCGGCTCGGATGCCGACCGCGAGCGTGCCGCCTGGCTGCGCACGGAGATCGCTCGCCATAATGACCGCTACTATGTCCTCGACGATCCGGAGATCCCGGACGCCGAGTACGATCGTCTGTTCGCCGAGCTTCAAGCCCTGGAGACCCGCTATCCGGAGCTGAGGACACCGGATTCGCCGACACAACGCGTCGGCGCTGCACCGCTCTCCGCCTTCGCTCAGGTGCGGCATCGTTTGCCGATGATCTCGCTTGCCAACGCCATGAGCGACGATGAGCTGGCCGAGTTCGACCGCCGGGTCGTTGCGGCCCTGCCGGGAACGGAGCCCGTCCTCTACACCGCCGAGCCCAAGCTCGACGGGCTGGCGATGAGCATCCGCTACGAAGAGGGACTGCTCGTTCAGGCAGCGACCCGTGGCGACGGCTCCACCGGCGAGGATGTCACCGCGAACGTGCGGACCGTGAAGAGTGTCCCGCTGCGTCTCCTCGGCGAGGCGTGCCCCGCCGTGCTCGAGGTGCGCGGGGAGGTCTATATGTCACGCGAGGGGTTCGAGCGGCTCAACAAGGCCGCAGCGCAGCGCGGCGAGCGGGTCTTCGCCAATCCGCGCAATGCCGCGGCCGGGAGTCTGCGCCAGCTCGACCCCCGAGTGACCGCCACTCGGCCTCTGAGTTTCTGCTGTTACGGTTGGGGCGAGACCTCGACCGCTTCCGAGGCGAGTCAATACGCGATGCTGCAGCGCCTAGCCGGTTGGGGGATCCCCATTTCCACGGAGCTGCGACAGGTCGAGGGGCCCGACGGCTGTCGGGCCTATTTCGAGGGGTTGGGGCGACGCCGCGATGCGCTGCCCTACGAGATCGACGGCGTGGTCTTCAAGGTCGACCGGATCGCCGATCAGGCGCGGCTGGGCGCGACCGCCCGTCATCCGAAGTGGGCCATCGCGCGCAAGTTCCCCGCGCAGGAGGCCCTGACGGTCGTCGAGTCGGTCGAATTTCAGGTCGGACGCACGGGCGCAGTGACCCCGGTCGCCCGGTTGCGGCCCGTGCAGGTGGGCGGCGTCACGGTGGCCAACGCCACGTTGCACAACATGGACGAGGTGACCCGTAAGGACGTTCGAGTCCGCGATACCGTCGTCATCCGACGTGCCGGCGACGTGATCCCCGAGGTCGTGAGCGTCTTGGTCGAACGCCGACCGCCCGACGCGGTGCCGGTCGAGATGCCTGCCCACTGTCCGGTGTGCGGTTCCGACGTGCTCCGACCCCCGGGCGAGGTGGTGGCGCGCTGTACCGGTGGCCTCTATTGTCCGGCCCAGCGCAAGCAGGCGATCCGGCATTTCGCCTCGCGTCGTGCCATGGATATCGATGGCCTCGGCGAGAAGCTCGTCGAGCAGCTTGTCGATTCGGGTTTGGTGCGCGAGCCGGCCGATCTGTATCGGCTGACCGCGGAGCAGCTCGCCGGTCTGGACCGGATGGGCGAGCGATCCGCGGCCAACCTGATCGAGGCCCTCGAGTGCAGCAAGTCCACGAGTTTCGCGCGCTTCATCTTTGCACTCGGGATTCCGGACGTCGGCGAGACGACCGCGCAGGCCTTGGCCGCCCGGTTCAGCGGAATCGCGGAGCTGGAGCGGGCACGCGAGTCGGATTTCGTGCGTGACCGAGGGGTCAAAGGGGTCGGGCAGGAGACGGCGACCGCATTGCATCGCTTCCTGGTCGAGCATCCGGAGGTCGAGGCGCAGGGCGATCTTGCGGACTGGCTCGCGGGACTGAAGCTCCCCGGTTTGACGCCTGCGCGCGCGCAGGCGTTGGCCGGACACTTCGATGATCTGCCGGCGCTTCGCGCCGCCGAGCTCGAAGATCTCTATTTCAACAGCGCTCGGCTGGTCGAAGGGATCGGTCCTGTGGTGGCGGCGGAGATTGCGGGCTTCTTCGCTCAAGCGCACAATCGCGAGGCGATCGATCGCCTGCTCGCGGCGGGGATCCAATGGCCGGACGCGCCGGCACCTGCGCAGGACACGGACGCGCTGCCCCTCGCGGGCAAGACGATGGTGATCACCGGTACACTCAGCCGGTCGCGCGACGAGATCGCAGCCCGGTTGAAGGACGCCGGTGCGAAAGTCACGAACAACGTCTCGAAGAAGACGGATTATTTGATTGCGGGAGAGGCGGCGGGCTCGAAGCTCGAGAAGGCGCAATCACTCGGTGTTGCGATCCTCGACGAGGCGATGCTGAATGCCTTGCTCGATCGCCCCTGATCTGCGCGGCGCCGGATTCTTCCGGCATCGCCCCAATGTTGCTGAATCAAACAACAAACGGACGTCGGAACCGCATCGACCGCGGTTGTCCGCTTTCCGTGATCGCGCCGTCTCTCCAGACCTTACGGACCTCGCCATGCATGAATTGAGCAAAGAGCAACAAATCCTGATCGCGATGCGCAAGACCCTGTCTGCGATCATTCGAGACGTGACCCCGCCGCCCGGGATGCGTCACCCCTTGTCCGATCCGACCATCGAGGACGTGCGTCAATGCTTGGGCCTGATCGCCGCACGCGAGAAAGAGCTGGCGGACGCTCAGGGTCGCGGCGGGGAGCGCCCCTACTATGTCGACGAGCCGCCGGATGCCCGGGTCGTACCCATTGCCGGCATCAAAAAACGCAAGGAGTGATCCGATGACCTTTCCGTGCCTGGCCAACCCCGATGCCGCCCGACGGCACCGTGTCGTGCGTTTGACGCTCTGTCTGGTCGCGGCCGGTCTGTGCCGTGATGCCGCTGCGCGCGATCCGGTGACAACGCGGGTGCCCGAGTGGTCGTACTCGGGGGTGGCTGGCCCGGACCAATGGGGCGATCTCGGCGGCGCATACGAGCTTTGTTCGCGGGGCGAGCTGCAATCGCCGATCGATATCGTCGAGACCCAGCGCGTCACCTACACGCCCTTGCTCTTTCGCTACCGATCGCAGCTCCTCGAAGCGGAAAACACCGGCCACGGAGTGCGTTTGATCTCGCCTCCCGGCAGTGCACTTGTGGTCAGGGGGCAGGCCTATGACCTGGTCGAATTCAACTTCCATGTCCCCGGTCTGCACGCTTTCCAGGGGGTTACTGCAGAGGCCGAGATCCACATGGTGCACCGCGACGGGCAGGGCGGCTATGCCGTCGTTGCCGTGCCGCTGCGGGCCGGCGATCGCGAGAATCGGATTCTCGACCGTATCCTGGAGCATTTTCCGATGCAGCCCGGGGAACGGGTGCGGCAACGTCAGGTCGGCATCAATCCGCTCTTCCTGCTGCCGGTCGATCGAAGCTACTACCGTTACACGGGTTCGCTCGTCACGCCCCCATGCACCGAGCCGGTGCTCTGGTTCGTCTTTCGCGAGCCGCTCGAGGTGAGTGCCGACCAGATCCAGCGCATCGCGCGGGCCACCGGCGCGAACGCCCGACCGGTCCAACCCCTCAACGGCCGTCCGGTCTTCTCGCTGTTCCGCTATTAAACCGCGCCCCTTGCGGTCTACGTTGTTTTTGGATGGGATCGGCCTCGGCGAACTTCACGGCCGTTGGAGCGGGCGCGGTTTAAGGTTTTATTCTTCAACACTTTAAACCGCGCCAGATCCAACAATCGTCGAGTCTGCCGGGGCCGATCCCATCCGAATACGTCACATACCACGCTGGGCGTGGTTTAGGGTGCGACGATGGACTGCTCGACCTCGGCGACGAGGACCGGATCCGTCAACTCGGTCGGGAGTTGGCTAAATTTTTCAACCAACGACGGCCACATGAGGTTGTAATAGAGCTCGCCGCGCACGAGCACGACACCCTCCGAGGGGATCTCGTAGGCGATCTCGCGCGTCTCGTGTGGCTTGAGTCGGGTGTCCTCGCCGGGCTGCGTGGCGGTCGGCGGCGGGGCGGGCAAGCCTTTGTCGTCCGCGAGGGCGTAGAAGAGATACGCCTTCGGATCGTCCTTGGCGGGATGGCCCTCGGCGTTCTGCCAGACCACCTCGCCTTGATCGTTGTAGGCGGTGAGCTTGAAGTACATGTTGCGGAAGGGCGCCCCGGTCGGTACGGCGTGGGGTTGCGAGTTCTGCAAAAAGACCTTTGTCTTGAGCATGTCGCCGTCGAGATCGCTTTGCACGTCGAAGACGACCGAGCGTTTCAGCATGCCGTGGTCATGTCCGCCGCCCATGGAGTGATCGACGAGCCCGCCCGAGATCGGCATGTGGCAGGATTGGCATGCGGCCTTGCTGCCGCTGGCGATGAACTCGTCGCCGGTCGCACACAAGGCGACGTTGTTGGGGTTGTTGCGGCGGTCATGGCAGCCCATGCAGGCATCCGAGGTCTTCATCAGAACGGGACTGGCATCCATGGCGAGCGCCGGGATCTCGATGCCGTCCATCTCCACCGGCTCGCCGAGATGCGGGTTCGGTTTCTGCGAATCCTCCGCATCGTCGACCGCTCCGCCGAAGAGATCGTCACCGGCCGCGGTAAGTTTCTGAACGCCGCGCGGGAAGGCTGCGGGCCCTTGGAGCTGGTCCGAGACCTCGTACGCTTTCAGGCCGAGACGTAGCTTCCCGTCCTCGCCCTGAATGCCTTTGTAACTCTTCAGCGTATGGCAGGCGACGCAGTTCACGCCTTCGCTGTAGGCGACGTGCGCATCGAGCTTGGTGGTCTTGTCGCGCGCCGCGTTCGGGGCATGACATTGCAGACAGACCGGGTAGGTACCGGACCTCTTGTGCACCTGTCCTTCGGCCGTCGGGTCGCCGACCTCCATTCCGTAGAAGGCACCGTGGATCGGGTCCTTCAGGGCGGTGCTGTTGGCGTGCATGGAGCCTTTCCACTGTCGATAGATCTCCTCGTGGCAGGTCTGGCAGACCTCTGCCGAGATGAGATGCATCGGCTCGGATGCTTCTTCGCCCGCCGCGGCCGGGCCGGCAATGCCGGCGAGGCCGAGTGCAAGACCGAGTGAGATCGAGAGTCCCGCGAACAAGCGTCGCATGATGATGAGCCTCCTTATTTATCGTGATACGGACGGTTCGATACGGATGGTTGTCCAACCGCCGAGGATTGTTCGTCATTCGCGCGCTTCATTAAAGTGCGCCCGATCAATGAAACTCCATTCGCGTCGCGAGAGAGAGCTACGTAATAATATAAGCATCATCTTATTCTCCTTGTTGTTGAAGTTCTAGGCGTCTTCCATTCCGTGTGGTCGTCGTCTGTGTATCAAGAAACTGTCGAAAAAACTGATCAAATCATCGTTTTCTGGATTGCCCATAGCCTTGTGGACCTAGGCGGATGTCGCCGGTTGTCTGTCTTGGAATATCGGCAGATACTGAATTAGATTGCTCCGGATTTGCGCTTTATACTCCGACCTGTTTTCCTCTTTCAGTCGGTCAAGAGGTCGTCGCGATGCCCCCTGTTGTACTTTCCGATTCATTCCGACGTGTGCTTTTCCTTTCGGTTTTCGTGCTTGCCTTTCCGGCCGCTGCCGAAAAGGTGAAGCTCGACCCGAGCCACTGGGGACACGAGGCAGGCGATGCCTGCGTCAGTTGTCACACCAAGTCATCGAGCGGTCTCGCTCAGCAGTGGCAGGACAGCGCCCATGCCGCTGCGGGCGTGAACTGCATGGATTGCCACCAGGCCGAGCGAGCCGACGTGGACGCCATCGAGCATGAGGGTCAGATCATCGCGACGATTGTCTCGCCGAAGGATTGCGGGCGCTGTCACGCGAAGGAATTCGACGAGCAGCAAGGCTCGGTTCATGCCGAGGCCTACTCGATCATCGAGGACCGCCTTCCGGCGCTGGCTCGGAATGTCGGCGGCTCCGCGATGCAGGCCGCCTCCTGCGATCAGTGTCACGGCTCGCGGGTGAAGGTGCGCGGAGACGGGACACTGGATCCCGCGACCTGGCCCAACTCGGGTATCGGGAGGATCAATCCGGACGGATCCAAGGGGTCATGCTCCTCCTGTCACGGTCGGCACCGCTTCTCGAAGGCGCAGGCGCGCGAGCCCGAGGCGTGTGTGCGCTGTCACTCCGGTCCCGACTCTCCGGACAAGGAGATCTTCGAGGCGTCTAAGCACGGAATGGTCTATGCGGCCCATCGCGACGAGATGAATCTCGATGCCGCCGAGTGGATTGCCGGGCGCGACTACACGGCCGCGCCGACCTGCGTGACCTGCCACATGGGCGCCGCCGGGAAACTGCCATCGACACACGATGTCGGTCTGCGCAATGTCTGGAGCCTCAATACGCCGGTGTCCAAGCGCCAGTTTCTCGTCATCTTCGAAGACGGTGCCAAGATGGAGCTGCCCTCGGACGAGACCGCGCCGCGACGCGGCACCGAGATGGCCCGTGCGGACGGTACGGTCGGGGTCGTCAAGGCGGTCGCCACACCCGAGCGGCGCCGCCAAGCCATGACCCTGGTCTGTGTCGAGTGCCACGGGAAAGGCTTCACTGAGGGTTTCATGCGCCAGTTCGACGCCGTGGTCGAGCTTTACAACACCAAGTTCGGCGAGCCGGCCCGTGCGATCATGGCCGGGCTCTACGAACGCGGTCTGCTCACCCCGACCGCGTTCGACGAGCCGATCGAGTTCACCTACTGGGAGCTATGGCACGACGAAGGCGCACGCGGTCGACACGGTGCCTCCATGATGAGTCCCAACCATGCCTGGTGGGAGGGGATGTATCTGGTCGGCCGTAACTTCTATGCGCGATTCCTCCCGGAGGCGCGCGCAGCGGCCGGCGAGCAGGCGGACGCACTTGTCGATGCCGTGCTGCGGGCCGATGGGCAGCATCAGTGGCTGGAGGACCCGACCCAAAGGAGCGCGATCCTCGGCTTCGCCCCGCAGGAGGCTGAGTGATGGGCCGCTTGCGCGCACCTTTGTTCATCACCCGTCATGTCTTGATCGCGCTCGTGGTCGGGGGGGTGGGAGGGGTGCTCTTTATGACCTTTCTGCTCGAGTTCGACCACTACACCAGCAGCAATGCGTTCTGCACGACCTGCCACTCGATGAGCTATGCCGATGAATCCTATCGGCAAACGGTCCACTACAACTCGGCATCAGGGGTTCGTGCGTCCTGCGGTGACTGTCACGTCTCCGAAGGTGTCTTCGCCGCGACCTGGGATCATGCGATCGGATCGAAAGACCTCTTCAAGCAGATCTTCGGACCGGACTACGACGACCCGGTGATCAATGCCTTGCATCTGCCGGAGGCGGCCTTCGCCGCGCGCAAATGGTTTCAAAAGCGCGATTCGGCTACCTGCAAGCGCTGTCACACGCTGGAGGCGATCCAAGGCAAGCGCGCCGATACCGCAGCGATCCATCGCGAGGAGACGGACGGTAAGTCCTGTATCGACTGCCACTACAACCTGGTTCACCGTCAGGTGCCCGACGCGAGTACCTTCAAGCGCGAGGCTTGGAATCGGATGGTCGAGGAGGAGTTTGCGCTGGAGCCCGGAACGGCCGAGCGGCTCATGAGTGCGCACTGAGTCCGCGAACAGTCTCCGTCAGTGCTCGCAGTTGTCGAAATGGTGCCTTGACCAGGGGAAGATTGCGAGCGCAAAGCCGACACCCAGCGTCACGGCGCCTCCGAGGACCGCCAACAGGGCGAGGTGCGCGGTCGGCACGGGCAGACCCGCGGTCTCTGCGACCAGAAGCAGCAGGACGCCGGATACGAGCAAGCCGGCGGAGAAGACAACGGTCGAGCGCAACGTGGTGCAGGAGATCATCGGATCTCTCCGTCATTTACAACATAATTAAATTCTAATACAAAAATCTTAGGATGCAATGCCGTCGGCGGCGGCGAACCGTGATCTCGGTCGCATCCGAGCTTTGGGAGGGTGTGGGGCGACTCAAGGCGGCACGGCCTCTCGGTGTCAACCGGAATGTCCGCGAACCAACATCTTCCCCGGATCCGAGTGCCATTCGGCCGGAACCGAGTGAACGGCGGGCCGTGGGCTGCGGTAGGGACGGTAGGGCATGTAGGGGCCTCGGGGCGACTTCAGTCGCCCACCTTTCAGTTGCCCCTACACGCCCCCTGCAAGCCTTGTGGATCGATGGACAGAAACGACCCGACTCCTTCGCCGGGCCGTCGATGCGTTACTTGGACTCTTCCGCCGCGGCCTCGTCGGTCGGCTTGAGCTTCACGACCTCTTCGTTGAGCTCGACCATGGCACCGTCGCGCATCTCGGCGAGCTTCTCGGAGATCTTTTGGCGCTTGAGCAAGAGCGTGAGCTGCGGCTCGGCGTCTTCGAAGCTCGGGGGCTCGGCCTTGCGGGAATCCTGCAGCTCGATCACATGCCATCCGAACTGGGTTTGTACGGGTGACTTCGTGAAGCTGCCGACCTCCATCCCGGCGACCGCCTCCGAGAAGGGGGCAACCATCTGGTTGGCGTCGAACCAGTCAAGCTCGCCGCCGTTCTTGCCGGTCGGTCCGAGCGAGTGCTCGCGCGCGAGATCGCCGAAGTCGGCGCCGCCCTCGAGCTCCTCGATCACCTTCTTGGCTTCTTCCTCGTCCTTCACGAGGATGTGACGCGCCTTGTATTCGGTTCGGGTCGCGTTCTTCTTCACGTCCTCGTAAGCCTTCTTCAGTTCCTCTTCGGTCGGCACGACCTCTTCGGCCATTGCGGCGAGGGCGGCGTTGGAGAGGATCTTCATCCGCTGCAGATCGATGGCGACGGCGACCTCGGGATCCTCCTCGAGCTTGCGTCGCGTGGCTTCCTGCGAGGCAACGACCAGGCTCATGAACTCGTTGAAGGCCTGCTCTTGCAGCGCCGGGGAATTCTCTCCCTGATTCTGTTGCAGACGCTCGAGGAAAAAGAGTCGAAACAGATCCAGGTCATACGGGGTGCCGTTCACCGTTGCGATGATGACGTCCTCACCGGTCTCCGGCTCTTTGGCGTCCTCGGCGAGGACTGCCCCGGCGGCCATCAAGGCGCAGAGAACGAGAGTAAAGCGACTTGTCTTCATGGTGATGATTTCCGTGTGTCAGATTCAGTGGGATCCGGGATGCCGGGATGTGCAAGGGGGTGGGGCGGTCCACCCGGGTGTCGTCCGTGTTTTGCGACCGGTGGATGTGCTCGGTTCTCAGGCCGGAAAAACCCGTTTAAAGGGCTTGACCTGCACCTCTCGGTAGACACCGGCGTCCCGATAGGGATCCGCCTCCGCCCATTGCTCGGCCGCGGACAGATTCGGGAATTCCGCCACGATCAAGGATCCGGAAAAGCCGGCGGTGCCGGGGTCCGGGCTATCGATCGCGGGGTGAGGCCCTGCGAGAATCAGGCGGCCTTCGTTCTGCAGCGCCTCCAGGCGCGCGAGGTGGGCCGGTCTTGCGCCGAGACGTGCCCCGAGACTGTCCGGGTTGTCGACGGCGATGATGGCGTAAAGCACGTCAGTCGGCCTCCAGGGTCGAGGGTTGGTCCTTCATGTGTCGGGAGAGATAAACGGCCTGAGCGATCACGAACACGATTGTCATCCCCATCATACCGAAGAGCTTGAAATTGACCCAAACGTCTTCGCGTGCCTGGGCATCGTTGCAGAGCGAGAGAAGGTTGCCGCCGAAGCGCTCGGCACAGTCGGAAAGGTCCACATCCGGAAGGCCCGAGGCGAGGATCAAGGCCTCCCGGGCGCCGAAAAATCCGCTGCCGACATAGACGACGAAGAGATTGACGAGCCCGGTCACGATGAAGAAGGTGATCCACATTATGTTTAGGCGCAGCCAAACGGCCGCGGGGATCTCGATGGCGTTGCCCATCATCCGCTCGATCAAGGGCCGTTTTCCGATGAGCTGGCTGCCGAGAAAGACAGCCGCGAACAGCCAATTCACGATTGTCGGTTTCCACATGACGAAGATCGGATCCCGCAGGGCGAGCGTCAGTCCGCCGAACAGGACGAGCAGTCCGAGTGTCACCAGCGGCATGGTCTCGACA
This region includes:
- a CDS encoding multiheme c-type cytochrome, which produces MPPVVLSDSFRRVLFLSVFVLAFPAAAEKVKLDPSHWGHEAGDACVSCHTKSSSGLAQQWQDSAHAAAGVNCMDCHQAERADVDAIEHEGQIIATIVSPKDCGRCHAKEFDEQQGSVHAEAYSIIEDRLPALARNVGGSAMQAASCDQCHGSRVKVRGDGTLDPATWPNSGIGRINPDGSKGSCSSCHGRHRFSKAQAREPEACVRCHSGPDSPDKEIFEASKHGMVYAAHRDEMNLDAAEWIAGRDYTAAPTCVTCHMGAAGKLPSTHDVGLRNVWSLNTPVSKRQFLVIFEDGAKMELPSDETAPRRGTEMARADGTVGVVKAVATPERRRQAMTLVCVECHGKGFTEGFMRQFDAVVELYNTKFGEPARAIMAGLYERGLLTPTAFDEPIEFTYWELWHDEGARGRHGASMMSPNHAWWEGMYLVGRNFYARFLPEARAAAGEQADALVDAVLRADGQHQWLEDPTQRSAILGFAPQEAE
- a CDS encoding peptidylprolyl isomerase, producing MKTSRFTLVLCALMAAGAVLAEDAKEPETGEDVIIATVNGTPYDLDLFRLFFLERLQQNQGENSPALQEQAFNEFMSLVVASQEATRRKLEEDPEVAVAIDLQRMKILSNAALAAMAEEVVPTEEELKKAYEDVKKNATRTEYKARHILVKDEEEAKKVIEELEGGADFGDLAREHSLGPTGKNGGELDWFDANQMVAPFSEAVAGMEVGSFTKSPVQTQFGWHVIELQDSRKAEPPSFEDAEPQLTLLLKRQKISEKLAEMRDGAMVELNEEVVKLKPTDEAAAEESK
- a CDS encoding carbonic anhydrase; its protein translation is MTFPCLANPDAARRHRVVRLTLCLVAAGLCRDAAARDPVTTRVPEWSYSGVAGPDQWGDLGGAYELCSRGELQSPIDIVETQRVTYTPLLFRYRSQLLEAENTGHGVRLISPPGSALVVRGQAYDLVEFNFHVPGLHAFQGVTAEAEIHMVHRDGQGGYAVVAVPLRAGDRENRILDRILEHFPMQPGERVRQRQVGINPLFLLPVDRSYYRYTGSLVTPPCTEPVLWFVFREPLEVSADQIQRIARATGANARPVQPLNGRPVFSLFRY
- a CDS encoding NapC/NirT family cytochrome c, with the protein product MGRLRAPLFITRHVLIALVVGGVGGVLFMTFLLEFDHYTSSNAFCTTCHSMSYADESYRQTVHYNSASGVRASCGDCHVSEGVFAATWDHAIGSKDLFKQIFGPDYDDPVINALHLPEAAFAARKWFQKRDSATCKRCHTLEAIQGKRADTAAIHREETDGKSCIDCHYNLVHRQVPDASTFKREAWNRMVEEEFALEPGTAERLMSAH
- a CDS encoding cell division protein ZipA, with product MDANTIRLILIAVGALLILALFLWERSRRADDDTDEDDDYEEADAPYGLSSGKREPDLGLGRASSPVRRDDSAVAESPRAARESGSSSAWASESDSEDDLESEVAGEIEPLLIQLSVGARREPFFGPELMDAAEACGLRPGRMDIFHCLDEFDDDTRIYFSMANMVKPGIFPFDAMDEFSTPGLMLFAQLDGRPEDITVLEEMIATARKLASELDGDVLDETRRPLTVAKEEDLRRAVLENERRWSRTSER
- a CDS encoding YciI family protein, producing MLYAIIAVDNPDSLGARLGARPAHLARLEALQNEGRLILAGPHPAIDSPDPGTAGFSGSLIVAEFPNLSAAEQWAEADPYRDAGVYREVQVKPFKRVFPA
- a CDS encoding segregation and condensation protein A, with product MHELSKEQQILIAMRKTLSAIIRDVTPPPGMRHPLSDPTIEDVRQCLGLIAAREKELADAQGRGGERPYYVDEPPDARVVPIAGIKKRKE
- a CDS encoding inner membrane-spanning protein YciB, which codes for MKLLVDFFPILLFFVAYKLEGIYVATGVAIAASAVLVGWSWVRRRRVETMPLVTLGLLVLFGGLTLALRDPIFVMWKPTIVNWLFAAVFLGSQLIGKRPLIERMMGNAIEIPAAVWLRLNIMWITFFIVTGLVNLFVVYVGSGFFGAREALILASGLPDVDLSDCAERFGGNLLSLCNDAQAREDVWVNFKLFGMMGMTIVFVIAQAVYLSRHMKDQPSTLEAD
- the ligA gene encoding NAD-dependent DNA ligase LigA; this encodes MVENVGALTGSDADRERAAWLRTEIARHNDRYYVLDDPEIPDAEYDRLFAELQALETRYPELRTPDSPTQRVGAAPLSAFAQVRHRLPMISLANAMSDDELAEFDRRVVAALPGTEPVLYTAEPKLDGLAMSIRYEEGLLVQAATRGDGSTGEDVTANVRTVKSVPLRLLGEACPAVLEVRGEVYMSREGFERLNKAAAQRGERVFANPRNAAAGSLRQLDPRVTATRPLSFCCYGWGETSTASEASQYAMLQRLAGWGIPISTELRQVEGPDGCRAYFEGLGRRRDALPYEIDGVVFKVDRIADQARLGATARHPKWAIARKFPAQEALTVVESVEFQVGRTGAVTPVARLRPVQVGGVTVANATLHNMDEVTRKDVRVRDTVVIRRAGDVIPEVVSVLVERRPPDAVPVEMPAHCPVCGSDVLRPPGEVVARCTGGLYCPAQRKQAIRHFASRRAMDIDGLGEKLVEQLVDSGLVREPADLYRLTAEQLAGLDRMGERSAANLIEALECSKSTSFARFIFALGIPDVGETTAQALAARFSGIAELERARESDFVRDRGVKGVGQETATALHRFLVEHPEVEAQGDLADWLAGLKLPGLTPARAQALAGHFDDLPALRAAELEDLYFNSARLVEGIGPVVAAEIAGFFAQAHNREAIDRLLAAGIQWPDAPAPAQDTDALPLAGKTMVITGTLSRSRDEIAARLKDAGAKVTNNVSKKTDYLIAGEAAGSKLEKAQSLGVAILDEAMLNALLDRP
- a CDS encoding cytochrome c family protein, with amino-acid sequence MRRLFAGLSISLGLALGLAGIAGPAAAGEEASEPMHLISAEVCQTCHEEIYRQWKGSMHANSTALKDPIHGAFYGMEVGDPTAEGQVHKRSGTYPVCLQCHAPNAARDKTTKLDAHVAYSEGVNCVACHTLKSYKGIQGEDGKLRLGLKAYEVSDQLQGPAAFPRGVQKLTAAGDDLFGGAVDDAEDSQKPNPHLGEPVEMDGIEIPALAMDASPVLMKTSDACMGCHDRRNNPNNVALCATGDEFIASGSKAACQSCHMPISGGLVDHSMGGGHDHGMLKRSVVFDVQSDLDGDMLKTKVFLQNSQPHAVPTGAPFRNMYFKLTAYNDQGEVVWQNAEGHPAKDDPKAYLFYALADDKGLPAPPPTATQPGEDTRLKPHETREIAYEIPSEGVVLVRGELYYNLMWPSLVEKFSQLPTELTDPVLVAEVEQSIVAP